A genome region from Trichoderma asperellum chromosome 7, complete sequence includes the following:
- a CDS encoding uncharacterized protein (EggNog:ENOG41): MGRRDHDEERPKVLESMKRRTSSGTSAGSRTSPSAFHRRVSNQSQSTRSTSSATRRDSLAGSETPPPLMRSSPSVGSSSYAFSGSSVLSPLRRELDVSRSREGDVRAGKLELARRLSMLAQRLTYGDSMEELMALDSQVNQIEQALGGGISTGSIYGSPPLSRKPRPLNLETPVRKNRNSDMDSSAIFSSPSSLFRNRFPDQMSPTPSSSIMYHDRHDESEEEEAPPPKSGMTAAQSNKIIGELIKLNEELDTVVTNLTARQEESDHIHRLLVERAERAAQRIIFLQNRITYLEDELQENDNELTNLRVCLKAVEIQLPPHPDKELLRSFSVFKEGYRAYKRKRALRSARVSNLGYDSSIASSSSAR; this comes from the exons ATGGGTCGACGGGATCATGACGAGGAGCGGCCAAAGGTGCTCGAGTCGATGAAGCGCCGCACCAGCTCGGGCACCAGCGCTGGCAGCCGGACCAGCCCTAGCGCATTCCATCGCCGAGTCAGcaaccagagccagagcactcgcagcaccagcagcgccaccagACGAGACAGCCTCGCCGGGTCCgagacgccgccgccgctgatgCGGTCAAGTCCCAGCGTCGGGTCCTCCAGCTATGCATTTTCGGGGAGCAGCGTCCTGAGCCCCCTGCGAAGGGAGCTGGACGTCTCCCGCAGCCGCGAGGGCGACGTGCGGGCCggcaagctggagctggcgagACGCCTCAGCATGCTGGCACAGCGTCTGACGTACGGCGACAGCATGGAAGAGCTCATGGCGCTGGACAGCCAGGTCAACCAGATCGAGCAGgccctcggcggcggcatcagCACAGGCAGCATCTATGGGAGCCCGCCGCTGTCGCGAAAGCCTCGCCCGCTGAATCTGGAGACACCCGTGCGCAAGAACAGAAACAGCGACATGGACAGCAGCGCCATTTTCAGCTCACCGTCATCTCTGTTCCGCAATCGCTTTCCCGACCAAATGTCACCCACGCCCTCGTCATCCATCATGTATCATGATCGCCATGACGAGtcggaggaagaagaggccccGCCACCGAAAAGCGGAATGACGGCGGCGCAGTCCAACAAGATCATTGGAGAGTTGATAAAGCTGAATGAAGAGCTCGACACCGTGGTGACCAATCTCACAGCCCGCCAGGAAGAGTCCGAC CACATTCATAGGTTGTTGGTTGAACGGGCTGAGCGTGCTGCCCAACGTATCATTTTCCTGCAGAATCGCATTACTTATTT GGAAGACGAACTGCAGGAAAACGACAACGAGCTAACAAATCTCCGCGTCTGCCTCAAAGCTGTCGAGATTCAGTTACCACCCCATCCAGACAAAGAATTGCTGCGATCCTTTTCCGTCTTCAAGGAAGGCTATAGGGCCTATAAGAGGAAGCGTGCCCTTCGTTCTGCTAGGGTTAGCAACCTGGGTTACGATTCTTCGattgcctcctcttcatcagcgAGGTGA
- a CDS encoding uncharacterized protein (TransMembrane:1 (o6-24i)): MYSASSVNASICLGAAFFSLYSFFSFHRVLRVPENVASPSHLFSPAPRLVIFHVISRYIEPATPRSLNTYIHVAKAAKAITWQSLHRVARPTACFLMGQSPSTNDSLVPAQAVWLTQDLTLIAGAS, translated from the coding sequence ATGTATAGCGCCAGCAGCGTTAACGCGTCCATCTGCCTGGgcgctgctttcttctctctctattccttcttctcctttcatcGTGTCCTTCGTGTGCCTGAAAATgtcgcttctccttctcaccTCTTTTCTCCCGCCCCTCGGCTCGTCATCTTTCACGTCATATCACGATATATCGAACCAGCGACGCCACGCAGCTtgaatacatacatacatgtggCAAAGGCGGCCAAAGCCATCACATGGCAGTCTCTGCATCGAGTTGCCCGTCCAACCGCATGCTTTCTGATGGGACAGAGCCCGTCTACCAATGACAGCCTCGTGCCAGCCCAGGCAGTCTGGCTGACGCAGGATTTGACTCTCATCGCTGGTGCCAGCTAA